A genomic region of Kiritimatiellales bacterium contains the following coding sequences:
- the gcvT gene encoding glycine cleavage system aminomethyltransferase GcvT, which translates to MKKTPLHEEHINLRARMAEFGGWDMPIQYEGILAEHEHTRTSAGLFDICHMGEFELSGVTAAADLEKLLTMNVLSLEAGQCRYGFMLNGRGGVIDDLTCYRLDQERYMLVVNAGTCAADAEWIRSHLSPETKFTDLSADMAKLDLQGPRAREAFEKASGRAAPDPGYFRIETHRVFDTEMLISRTGYTGEFGYELYFPADRAVHVWRALLDCELVRPVGLGARDTLRLEMGYSLYGHELSADRTPVAVTRGAFLRKTGGYIGEDAVKRELGNPPEFLVALTFETRRAARAGDSVFFNGEKTGIVTSGSVSPSLSKAIALAFVKTDAAAIGTTLDVEIRGSRFPATVTDLPFYKKGTARG; encoded by the coding sequence GTGAAAAAAACCCCGCTCCACGAGGAACATATAAACCTGCGCGCACGCATGGCTGAATTCGGCGGCTGGGATATGCCGATTCAGTATGAAGGTATTCTCGCCGAACACGAACATACGCGCACAAGCGCCGGATTGTTTGATATCTGCCACATGGGTGAATTTGAACTCTCCGGAGTTACAGCAGCAGCTGATCTTGAAAAACTGCTGACGATGAACGTGCTGTCGCTCGAAGCCGGACAATGCCGCTATGGATTTATGCTGAACGGACGGGGCGGCGTGATTGACGACTTAACCTGCTACCGCCTCGATCAGGAACGCTATATGCTCGTTGTGAATGCCGGAACGTGCGCTGCCGATGCAGAATGGATTCGCAGCCATCTGTCGCCGGAAACAAAATTTACCGACCTGTCCGCTGATATGGCCAAACTGGATCTGCAGGGGCCGCGCGCGCGCGAAGCATTTGAAAAAGCGAGCGGCCGCGCCGCGCCGGATCCCGGCTATTTCCGCATCGAAACGCACCGCGTTTTCGATACGGAAATGCTTATCAGCCGCACCGGTTACACCGGCGAATTCGGTTATGAACTCTATTTCCCGGCGGATCGTGCAGTGCACGTCTGGCGCGCGCTGCTCGACTGTGAACTTGTGCGGCCGGTCGGACTCGGCGCACGCGACACGCTGCGCCTTGAGATGGGTTATTCGCTTTACGGACATGAACTTTCTGCCGACCGCACACCGGTGGCGGTAACGCGCGGTGCGTTTTTGCGTAAAACCGGCGGGTATATCGGTGAAGACGCGGTAAAGCGCGAGCTCGGAAATCCGCCGGAATTTCTTGTTGCACTCACATTCGAAACCCGCCGTGCCGCACGCGCCGGTGACAGTGTTTTTTTTAACGGAGAAAAAACCGGCATAGTTACCAGCGGCTCCGTTTCGCCGAGTCTCAGTAAAGCCATTGCGCTCGCGTTCGTGAAAACGGATGCCGCCGCAATCGGGACCACGCTTGATGTTGAAATTCGCGGCAGCAGATTCCCGGCGACTGTCACCGATCTGCCGTTTTATAAGAAAGGCACCGCGCGCGGTTAA
- a CDS encoding HAD family phosphatase, whose product MEYTKFITLMKPDVTQYCAFIFDLDGTLIDSEKYHAAGFAWAVEKLSGYRITDAELREFFESHTSRFAPVLSARHKLNLNPADVLALKREHVKRNFKAELLSGAGNFITAWHGKIPLALASNSPREFVDNALSKTGLAGVFNVICTAEDVQHRKPDPEMYRLALKRLRQSPENVLVFEDSCAGITAARGAGCAVIMIKNGSGRAVAGVPQFTWKELSAL is encoded by the coding sequence GTGGAATACACGAAATTCATCACATTGATGAAACCGGATGTTACACAGTATTGCGCATTCATTTTTGATCTCGACGGAACGCTGATCGATTCCGAAAAATATCACGCTGCCGGCTTTGCCTGGGCGGTAGAAAAACTCAGCGGCTACCGGATTACGGATGCGGAGCTCCGCGAATTTTTTGAATCGCACACAAGCCGGTTCGCGCCGGTGCTTTCCGCACGGCACAAACTGAATTTAAATCCGGCGGATGTGCTGGCACTGAAGCGCGAACATGTAAAACGGAATTTTAAAGCAGAACTGCTGTCCGGCGCCGGAAATTTTATAACGGCGTGGCACGGAAAAATCCCACTGGCGCTGGCGAGTAATTCGCCGCGGGAATTTGTCGACAATGCGCTGAGCAAAACCGGACTCGCCGGTGTGTTTAACGTTATTTGCACCGCCGAGGATGTACAGCACCGCAAACCTGATCCGGAAATGTATCGGCTGGCACTTAAACGGTTGCGGCAGTCGCCGGAAAATGTGTTGGTGTTTGAAGACAGCTGCGCCGGAATCACCGCTGCACGCGGTGCCGGCTGTGCTGTCATTATGATTAAAAACGGGAGCGGGCGCGCAGTTGCCGGTGTGCCGCAATTTACCTGGAAGGAGTTGAGCGCATTGTGA